The following DNA comes from Gordonia zhaorongruii.
ACGCCTTCCGCATCGTTCTGCAACTGTGCTGCGAGATCGTCGCACACGGCGAAGACCGCGTCGTCGAGCGACTCCTGGGCCACATCGAGGGCACTCGCCCCCGAGGACAGCAGAAGGACCGTGTCATTGGTCGACATCGCGCCGTCGATGTCCAGCCGGTCGAACGTCCGCGCGGTGGCGCGACGCAGTGCGATGTCGAGTTGGTCGGCGGTCGCCTTGGCATCGGTGGTCACCACGATGAGCATGGTGGCGAGCGACGGTGCGAGCATCCCCGCTCCCTTGGCCATCCCGCCGACGTTCCAGCCGTCCGGATGATGCAGGGCGACCTGTTTGGGGATGGTGTCGGTCGTCATGATCGCGTACGCGGCGTCGGTGCCGCCTTCGATGCCGCCGCCCATGTCGTGCACGATCTCGGTGACTCCGGGCAGCAACCGGTCCATCGGAAGCCGGTCTCCGATCAGTCCGGTGGAGCAGACCGCCACTTGTGCGGCGCCGGTCTCGGTTCCCCAGTTCGACAGCGATTCGGCGACCGCCTCCGCGGTGGCGTGCGCGTCCTGGAACCCGGCCGGGCCGGTGCACGCGTTGGCCCCGCCCGAGTTGAGAATGACCGCGCGCAGTCGCCGGTCGGCGAGGACCTGCTGTGACCAGAGGACGGGCGCGGCCTTCACCTGATTGGTGGTGAAGACTCCCGCAGCGTCGTACTCGGGCCCCTCGTTGAAGACCAGTGCCAGATCCGGCTTGCCGCTCGCTTTGATCCCCGCGGCGATCCCGGCTGCCCGGAAGCCGAGCGGCGCGGTGATCCCCTGTCGGCGAACCATTTTCCCGCCGGTCGTCGGCTCGTCGTACTCGACGGGTTCCAGCGGCGGATTGGAGTGCGTCTCGGTCATGGCGCGACTCCCACCACGCTGAGACCGTCGGTCTCGTCGAAGCCGACCGCCAGGTTCATGGATTGAACGGCCGCACCGCCGGTCCCCTTCGTCAGGTTGTCGACGGCGCCGACCGCCGTGAAGGTGCCGCTCCGCTCGTCGACGGCGATGCCGACGGTGATCGCATTGGACCCGACGACGGCCCCGGTCTCCGGGAACTCTCCCTCGGGCAGCAGGAACAGGAACGGTTCATCGGCGAGCGCTTCCTCGTACACCGCTCGCATCTCAGCGAGTGAGGCATCGGTCCGCGCTGTGCAGGTGGCGAGGATCCCGCGGGACATCGGCACGAGGATCGGCTGAAAAGTGACATCGACCGGCATGTTCGCGGCAGCCGAGTACGCCTGAGATATCTCCGGAGTGTGCCGATGAACCCCGCCGACCCCGTATGCACGCGCGGAGCCCATGACCTCGGCGGCCAGCAGGTTGACCTTCGGCGACCGGCCTGCGCCCGATGCGCCGGTGACGGCCACCACGTTGACCCGCGTGTCGACCAGACCCGAAGCCACCGCGGGCAACATGGAGAGGATGGACACCGTCGGGTAGCAACCCGGCACCGCGATCCGCGTCGCGTCCGCGAGGACCTCCCGGTTACCTGGCAGTTCGGGCATCCCGTACGGCCAGGTGCCGGCATGTTCGCCACCGTAGTAATGCGTCCAAGCGTCGGCGTCCTGCAAACGGAAGTCGGCGCCGCAGTCGATGATCAACGTGGTGGGCGGCAAGGCGTTGGCGATGACCGCGGACTGTCCGTGCGGAAGTCCGAGGAACACGACGTCGTGGCCTGCGAGAGTCTCCGGCGTCGTCTCCTGCAGGATCCGGTCGGCCAGCGGCAGCAGGTGCTTGTGATGCGCTCCGAGGCGTGAACCCGCGTTACCGCCCGCCGTCAGCGCGCCGATCTCCAATTCTCCGGAGGCCAGGCGGGGGTGACCGCACAGCAGGCGGAGAATCTCTCCGCCTGCGTATCCGCTCGCACCCGCGACCGCTACCTTGATCGTCATGTCATCATTATGCACTAGAGCGCAAATCCATGCATGCGGGCCTCAGTGCCGGAGTGTCAGGATCGTGATCTCGGGCGGCGCGAGTACCCGGACGGGTGGCCCCCAGGCACCGGTCCCTCGCGTGACGTAGACAGGTACGTCGTCGACCTCGCCCCAACCGGCCGTCACCGGATTGCGCATCCGCGCCAGGTACGTGTTCGGCCACATCTGCCCGTCGTGCGTGTGCCCGGACAGCTGAAGGTCGGCCCCGAACTCCGCGGCACCCTCCGCCTGCGCCGGCTGATGGGCCAGCAGGATCACCGGACGCGAGCGGTCGCGGCCCCCCAGAGCCGCACGGTAGTCCGGCTCGTACGGTTCGGGGGCCGTGAGGTCGGAGACGCCGGCGAGGTCGATGACTCCCCCGTCTCGCCGAATCTCCACGCGCTCGTTCCGTAGGACCCGGATGCCCAGAGTCGACCAGTGATCGGCCCACGCCCCGCCGTCTCTGTCTACGTAGTACTCGTGGTTTCCCGTCACCGCGAACACGCCGAGCGGGGCGCGCAGGTCGCGGAGCGGTTCCAGATCGGGGCCGACCTCGGCAACCGTCCCGTCCGTGAGGTCACCGCCGAGGAGGACCAGATCCGGGCTCTGCCCGTTGACTCGGTCGACGACTTTCCGTGTGAAGTCCGCGCCACGGGCCGGACCCACGTGAACGTCGGTCACCAGAGCGACGCGCACGCCGTCGAACGACTCGGGCAGGTTCCGCATCTGCGCATCGCGCTCTACGATTCGCGGCGTCGCCGCCTCGAACAGTCCATATCCGGTGACACCGAGCGACGCGACCACCACGATCGCCGTCGCACTCGCCATCACGGGCCGACTCAGGCCACCCGACCCCGATCCGGAGCGGGCCCGCCGGACGAACCGGACGACCAGGTTCAGCAGACCGATCGCCCCCGTCCCGATGACGAGGTAGAAGACCACCCCGGCCCATGTGTAGCCGATGAAGCCGATCGGCCGCGCCCATGCCGGGTCCAGCAGTCCACCCACCTGGAACGCGACTGCCGTGCACGCCGCCAGCACCACCAGAACTGCATCTGCCGCCATCGCCACGCGAGAGCCCAGACCGGTGGCGCGCACGAGCCTGCGATGCAACCAGAGGGTGACGAGTGCCGCGATGACGATCGCGACGAGGATGCGGATCACCGGAGGCGGGCCCCGACCTCTTCCGCCGCCCGGTCGACGGCCGCCATCTTGGCGGCCGACGCCTCATCCTCGGTGAGTGTCCGGTCAGCCGCCCGGAACGTCAGCGCGAATGTCAGCGACTTGTTGCCCTCGCCGACCTGTTCTCCGGTGAAGACGTCGAACAGTGTGAGCGCCTCGAGCAGCTCGCCCGCACCCGCGGCGAGCGCGTCATGCACCTGCTTGGCCGGAACCTCGCGCGCCACCACCACATTCACGTCCTGCAGGACGGCCGGGAACGGCGACACCTGGGGCGACGGCAGCGTCTGGGTCAGCGGCAGCGCCGTCACATCGATCTCGAATGCGCACAGGCGCTTCGGCAGGCCTGCACGTTCCAGAACCGCCGGATGCAGTTCGCCTGCGTGTCCGACGACGACTCCGTCGACCTCGATGCGTGCGCATCGACCGGGATGCCACGGCAGCAGGTCGTCGGCGACGAGATCGAGATCGACACCGGCCGCGGATCCGACCTCACGAGCGGCCTCGAACGCATCGTGTGCATCGGCCGCCCGCCCCGGGCCCCACGGTCCCGCCGGGTCACGCAGACCGGTCAGAACCGCGGCAACGTACAGAGGCTGGTCCGGCAACGACGCGTCCAGCGCCTCGAGATCGGTATCACTCGGGCGCCGCTCCACGTCGAGCGCCGGGACCACCGGGCCCGGCTCCCCACCGAGGACCACCTGACCGACGGTGTACAGCGCGAGGTCGCGCCGTCCGCGCGCGATGTTGCGCGCGGTCATCTCCAGGAGCCCGGGAAGCAGTGTGGTGTTGAGCTGTGGCCGGTCCGACTCCAGCGGGTTGAGCACCGACACCGTCCTGCGCCGCACGTCGTCGTCGGGCAGCCCCCACGCGTCGAACACGCCTGCGGGCATGAACGGGTACGGAAGCACCTCCACGAATCCGTCGGCGGCCAGAGTCACACCGATGGCGCGCCGACGACGCTGAACCGGCGTGAGTCCGGTTCCTCCGATGGCCCGCGGAATCACGGCGGGGATGTCTTCGAGTCCCTCCAGACGCAGCACTTCCTCGACGAGGTCGGCACGCTGCCGGAGATCGGGACGCCACGACGGCGGCGTGACGCGCAGCTGTCCGTTCGACTCCTCGACGTCGCATCCCACCTCCCGCAACCGTGCAGCGGTGGTGCCTGCCGGATACTCGACGCCGGCGGTCACATCCGGTTGCTCGGGTGCGATGTCGATGACCAGTACCGGTGCGGTCTCGGCGCGCTCGTCGGTGAGAGCCCCCGCGACGCGGCCGCCCGCCAGCTCCACGATCAGTGCCGCGGCCCGGTCCGAGGCGACTGCGGTCAGTTCCGGATCGACGAGGCGCTCGAAGCGCTTCTGCGCCTCCGAACTCAGCTTGTGTCGCTTACCCGTGCGGAAGACCCGCACCTGGTCGAAGTTGGCGGACTCCAGCAGAATCTCAGTGGTGTCGTCGCCGACCTCGGTCGCCGCACCGCCCATCACACCCGCGAGGGCGATCGGCCCGGAGTCGTCGGCGATGACCACGTCCTCGGGATCGAGAGTCCGGACGACACCATCGAGAGTCTCCAGCGTCTCTCCGGCACGAGCCGACCGGACGGTGACGGTTCCCCGCACCTTGTCGGCATCGAAGGCGTGCAACGGCTGACCGAGTTCGATCATCACGTAGTTCGTCGCGTCGACGATCGCCGAGATCGGCCGGATACCGGCGACCAGCAGCCGCTTGGCGATCCACCACGGAGACCCGGCTGTCGCGTCGACGCCGGTGATGACGCGCGCTGTGTAACGGACCGCCGAGCTGTCGGCGTCGATGGACACCGGCCACGGATCGCCGTCGACGGACGCCTCGAGCGCGTCGGCAGGCAGACCCGCATCGACGTACGGAACCTCGAACGCGCTCGCCAGCTCGCGGCCCAGACCGCGCATCGAGAAGGCGTACCCGCGGTCCGGCGTCACGTTGACGTCGATCGCGGTGTCGTCCAGTCCGAGCACCTCGCGTGCGTCGGCACCCGGCTCGGCCGTCCCCGGAGCGAGGACCAGAATGCCCGAATGGTCGTCGCCGACACCGAGTTCGGTAACCGAGCAGATCATGCCGTCCGAGGTCTTCCCGTACGTCTTACGCGTCGCGATCTCGAAGGGTCCAGGAAGGACGGTGCCCGGCAACGCGACCACCACCAGATCGCCGACCCCGAAATTGCGTGCGCCGCAGACGATATCGCGCGGGGCGTCTTCCCCGACCTCGACCTGGCAGAAGCGGATCGGCTTCTTGAACTCCGTGAGCTCTTCGATCGCGGCGACCCGCCCCACCACGAGCGGACCCGTGATCTCCGGGAACGGCTCGACATCCTCGATCTCGAAGCCGACCCGGACGAAGCCCGCATCGATGTCTTCGGTCGTCGCCGTCCAGCCGGGAGCACCGGATCGGAGGACTTCGGTCAGCCAGGACTGTGGGAGTCGCACGGGGTAACCAACTTCTTTCGTGTCGAACTGGTTCGAGGAGCTAGTGGCGGCGTGTCAGAACGCCGGGCCGAACGGGACGGTGAATCGGACGTCGCCCTCCACCATGTCGCGCATGTCGGGAAGGTCGTTGCGGAACTGCAGGGTGCGTTCGAGTCCCATGCCGAAGGCGAAGCCGGAGTACTCGTCGGGATCGATTCCACTGGCACGCAGGACATTCGGATTGACCATGCCGCAGCCACCCCACTCGACCCAGCCGGCCCCGCCCTTCTTTGCCGGGAACCAGACGTCGACCTCCGCCGACGGCTCCGTGAACGGGAAGTAGCTCGCCCGCATGCGGGTCGTGGTCTCCGGCCCGAACAGCGCTTTCGCGAACACTTCGAGGGTCCCGCGCAGATTGGCCAGTGTCAGCCCCTTGTCGACCGCCAGTCCCTCGATCTGGTGGAACACCGGGGTGTGAGTGGCATCGAGTTCGTCGGTCCGGAACGTGCGTCCCGGGCATGCGACGTAGATGGGCACGTCGCGATCGAGCATCGTCCGCACCTGCACCGGCGACGTGTGGGTGCGCAGGACCTGTCGGGAACCCTCCGGCGCGATGTAGAAGGTGTCCTGCATCGAGCGGGCCGGATGGTCGGGAAGGAAGTTGAGAGCATCGAAGTTGTGGTGCTCGGTCTCGACCTCGGGCCCCTCGGCGATCTCCCAGCCCATCCCGACGAATACGTCGGCGACCTGCTCGGAGATCACCGTGATCGGGTGGCGAGCCCCCTGCGGGCGACGGTTCGCCGGCACCGTGACGTCGATCGTCTCCGCGACCAGTACGGCAGCGTCCCGTTCGGCGGTGAGGACTGCGGTCCGGTCCTCGAGCGCGGCGCTGACGCGACCCCGCATGTCGTTCACCAGCTTGCCGGCACCCGACCGCTGTTCCTTCGGAAGCGATCCGAGGGCACGCCTGGCGAGCGCGATCGGTGACTTGTCACCCGCATGAGCGATCTTCGCCTGTGCGAGTTGGTCCAGATCGGCGGCTGCCGCGAATGCTGCGGTCGCATCGGCGACGACAGCCTCGAGTTGGGCCTCGGTCGGGAACTCGTTCCCGGATTCCGGGACTTCGTTGGGATTCTGCGCGTCGGCCACCTGGCTCGCATCTCCTACACCTGGGCGGAAAAGGACACTCCCAGGATAGTCGACCTGCAGTGGCCGACCGCGATCAGGCTGCGAGGGCCGCCGGGGAGACCGTCAGCGATTCTGCGCGCGCGAACTGGCGTACAGGCAGATCGCACTGGCCGCGGCGAGGTTCAGGCTCTCGGCGCGACCGCGAATCGGGATCGACACACGCTGGTGGGCGCCGGCCGCGATAACCTCCGGCAGTCCGTGGGCCTCGTTTCCGAACAGCCACGCGTGCGGCGACCCCAGGAGTTCATCGGCGTCGTCCACGGAGAGCTCTCCGTCGATCGTGGTGGCGATCGTGCGGACACCGGTCGCAGCGATCGCCCTCAGCGCGCCCGCCACATCCGGGTCGCGGGCCACCGGGATGTGGAAAACGCTCCCCGCGGATGCGCGGACGCACTTTCCGTTGTGCGGATCCACCGCGTCACCGAGGACCAGGACCGCATCTGCGCCCATGGCGTCCGCGCATCGCAGGAGAGTTCCGAGGTTGCCGGGCTCACGGGGCTCGACGGCCACCACGAGGAACTGTGGCGCCTCCCCGAGCACATCGACGAGGTGCGCGGTGAGGATGTCGCATTCCGCGAAGACACCCGGGGCGGTAGTCGTCTCCGAGAGTTTGTCGGCGGCACGGTCCGACAATCGACGAATCGGCAGACCAGCTGCCTGCGCACGTTCCACGAGAGCGGCATGGCGGTCCTCATCGCGCTCGCGCACGAGTACCGAGCGTGCACGGCCGGTGGCCAACGCAGCGTCGACCGAGTTGAATCCTTCGACGAGGAAACGCTTCTCGCTGCGCCGGACCGACGCGCG
Coding sequences within:
- the argJ gene encoding bifunctional glutamate N-acetyltransferase/amino-acid acetyltransferase ArgJ; protein product: MTETHSNPPLEPVEYDEPTTGGKMVRRQGITAPLGFRAAGIAAGIKASGKPDLALVFNEGPEYDAAGVFTTNQVKAAPVLWSQQVLADRRLRAVILNSGGANACTGPAGFQDAHATAEAVAESLSNWGTETGAAQVAVCSTGLIGDRLPMDRLLPGVTEIVHDMGGGIEGGTDAAYAIMTTDTIPKQVALHHPDGWNVGGMAKGAGMLAPSLATMLIVVTTDAKATADQLDIALRRATARTFDRLDIDGAMSTNDTVLLLSSGASALDVAQESLDDAVFAVCDDLAAQLQNDAEGVTKRVSITVAGARTEDDALVVARSVARDSLVKTALFGSDPNWGRVLAAIGVTPVRIDPDLIAVSFNGSTVCENGTGAPGARDVDLSGDRIEVVADLNLGDAQATVRTTDLSHAYVEENSAYSS
- the argC gene encoding N-acetyl-gamma-glutamyl-phosphate reductase; amino-acid sequence: MTIKVAVAGASGYAGGEILRLLCGHPRLASGELEIGALTAGGNAGSRLGAHHKHLLPLADRILQETTPETLAGHDVVFLGLPHGQSAVIANALPPTTLIIDCGADFRLQDADAWTHYYGGEHAGTWPYGMPELPGNREVLADATRIAVPGCYPTVSILSMLPAVASGLVDTRVNVVAVTGASGAGRSPKVNLLAAEVMGSARAYGVGGVHRHTPEISQAYSAAANMPVDVTFQPILVPMSRGILATCTARTDASLAEMRAVYEEALADEPFLFLLPEGEFPETGAVVGSNAITVGIAVDERSGTFTAVGAVDNLTKGTGGAAVQSMNLAVGFDETDGLSVVGVAP
- a CDS encoding metallophosphoesterase yields the protein MIRILVAIVIAALVTLWLHRRLVRATGLGSRVAMAADAVLVVLAACTAVAFQVGGLLDPAWARPIGFIGYTWAGVVFYLVIGTGAIGLLNLVVRFVRRARSGSGSGGLSRPVMASATAIVVVASLGVTGYGLFEAATPRIVERDAQMRNLPESFDGVRVALVTDVHVGPARGADFTRKVVDRVNGQSPDLVLLGGDLTDGTVAEVGPDLEPLRDLRAPLGVFAVTGNHEYYVDRDGGAWADHWSTLGIRVLRNERVEIRRDGGVIDLAGVSDLTAPEPYEPDYRAALGGRDRSRPVILLAHQPAQAEGAAEFGADLQLSGHTHDGQMWPNTYLARMRNPVTAGWGEVDDVPVYVTRGTGAWGPPVRVLAPPEITILTLRH
- the pheT gene encoding phenylalanine--tRNA ligase subunit beta, whose amino-acid sequence is MRLPQSWLTEVLRSGAPGWTATTEDIDAGFVRVGFEIEDVEPFPEITGPLVVGRVAAIEELTEFKKPIRFCQVEVGEDAPRDIVCGARNFGVGDLVVVALPGTVLPGPFEIATRKTYGKTSDGMICSVTELGVGDDHSGILVLAPGTAEPGADAREVLGLDDTAIDVNVTPDRGYAFSMRGLGRELASAFEVPYVDAGLPADALEASVDGDPWPVSIDADSSAVRYTARVITGVDATAGSPWWIAKRLLVAGIRPISAIVDATNYVMIELGQPLHAFDADKVRGTVTVRSARAGETLETLDGVVRTLDPEDVVIADDSGPIALAGVMGGAATEVGDDTTEILLESANFDQVRVFRTGKRHKLSSEAQKRFERLVDPELTAVASDRAAALIVELAGGRVAGALTDERAETAPVLVIDIAPEQPDVTAGVEYPAGTTAARLREVGCDVEESNGQLRVTPPSWRPDLRQRADLVEEVLRLEGLEDIPAVIPRAIGGTGLTPVQRRRRAIGVTLAADGFVEVLPYPFMPAGVFDAWGLPDDDVRRRTVSVLNPLESDRPQLNTTLLPGLLEMTARNIARGRRDLALYTVGQVVLGGEPGPVVPALDVERRPSDTDLEALDASLPDQPLYVAAVLTGLRDPAGPWGPGRAADAHDAFEAAREVGSAAGVDLDLVADDLLPWHPGRCARIEVDGVVVGHAGELHPAVLERAGLPKRLCAFEIDVTALPLTQTLPSPQVSPFPAVLQDVNVVVAREVPAKQVHDALAAGAGELLEALTLFDVFTGEQVGEGNKSLTFALTFRAADRTLTEDEASAAKMAAVDRAAEEVGARLR
- the pheS gene encoding phenylalanine--tRNA ligase subunit alpha; translation: MADAQNPNEVPESGNEFPTEAQLEAVVADATAAFAAAADLDQLAQAKIAHAGDKSPIALARRALGSLPKEQRSGAGKLVNDMRGRVSAALEDRTAVLTAERDAAVLVAETIDVTVPANRRPQGARHPITVISEQVADVFVGMGWEIAEGPEVETEHHNFDALNFLPDHPARSMQDTFYIAPEGSRQVLRTHTSPVQVRTMLDRDVPIYVACPGRTFRTDELDATHTPVFHQIEGLAVDKGLTLANLRGTLEVFAKALFGPETTTRMRASYFPFTEPSAEVDVWFPAKKGGAGWVEWGGCGMVNPNVLRASGIDPDEYSGFAFGMGLERTLQFRNDLPDMRDMVEGDVRFTVPFGPAF
- a CDS encoding TrmH family RNA methyltransferase, coding for MNSQRPATDVLTERSSRVVALAKLQRASVRRSEKRFLVEGFNSVDAALATGRARSVLVRERDEDRHAALVERAQAAGLPIRRLSDRAADKLSETTTAPGVFAECDILTAHLVDVLGEAPQFLVVAVEPREPGNLGTLLRCADAMGADAVLVLGDAVDPHNGKCVRASAGSVFHIPVARDPDVAGALRAIAATGVRTIATTIDGELSVDDADELLGSPHAWLFGNEAHGLPEVIAAGAHQRVSIPIRGRAESLNLAAASAICLYASSRAQNR